In Clostridium sporogenes, one genomic interval encodes:
- a CDS encoding CHC2 zinc finger domain-containing protein has translation MNKKQFLEELIEKIKSISLEIIIGTRIQLIRKGMYYMGICPFHNDHKIGSFIVTPSKGIWKCFTCNVGGDAIQFISLHDKVNYVEAAFNIGLEFNLISSVEYEQYFSKRKYKAKEIKNIQKKYMVKTNNEKSIKANSYALNKVYEIFTSCCDIYSAHYIHLLTKRQIAPHRINRDYFTFPTRKIWNQFVDKLNKCGYNEKILKNIPGFYFDIKRNQYTFAQYKGIGIKIRNTKGEIVGIQIRKDKKRNKQDQRYIWFSSSFANLEENKDKYKLGTGVGSPIDVVYPSQITNNPTLAITEGRFKAEKLAERGVIAISVQGVTTWRKIIEVIGEIKRLQQYKEAINKFHLYCQYKGIKNKKIPIYICFDADMIGNFQVYTQGKKMSDAIEKRFHEYKIIYLQWNEKYGKGIDDLIINNQTNKARRFKKETLDYIYGSLILNILKEYHEYEGPNKIPNELIKKEFYTIISQNERIKA, from the coding sequence ATGAATAAAAAACAATTTCTTGAAGAATTAATAGAAAAAATAAAGTCTATATCTTTAGAAATTATTATAGGAACTAGAATACAACTAATAAGAAAAGGTATGTATTATATGGGAATATGTCCTTTTCATAATGATCATAAAATTGGTAGTTTTATAGTAACTCCATCTAAAGGAATATGGAAATGCTTTACTTGCAATGTAGGTGGAGATGCAATTCAATTTATATCACTGCATGATAAAGTAAATTATGTAGAAGCTGCATTTAATATAGGACTAGAATTTAATCTTATTAGCAGTGTAGAATATGAACAATACTTTTCTAAAAGAAAGTATAAAGCAAAAGAAATTAAAAATATACAAAAAAAATATATGGTAAAAACTAATAATGAGAAGAGCATTAAAGCAAATTCATATGCTTTAAATAAAGTATATGAAATATTTACAAGCTGCTGTGATATATATAGTGCACATTATATTCATTTACTAACAAAAAGACAAATTGCTCCACATCGTATTAATAGAGATTATTTTACATTCCCTACAAGAAAGATATGGAATCAATTCGTTGATAAGTTAAATAAATGTGGATATAATGAAAAAATATTAAAAAATATACCAGGATTTTATTTTGATATAAAAAGGAACCAATATACTTTTGCACAATATAAAGGAATAGGTATAAAAATAAGAAATACTAAAGGAGAAATAGTAGGTATTCAAATTAGAAAAGATAAAAAGAGGAACAAACAGGATCAAAGATACATTTGGTTTTCTTCTTCCTTTGCAAATTTAGAGGAAAATAAAGATAAATACAAATTGGGAACAGGAGTAGGAAGTCCAATAGATGTAGTATATCCTAGCCAAATAACTAATAATCCTACCTTAGCAATAACAGAAGGGAGATTTAAAGCTGAAAAATTAGCAGAAAGAGGAGTAATAGCAATTAGTGTACAAGGAGTAACAACATGGAGAAAAATAATAGAAGTAATAGGAGAAATAAAAAGATTGCAGCAATATAAAGAAGCAATAAATAAGTTCCATTTATATTGCCAGTATAAAGGAATAAAAAACAAAAAGATACCAATATATATTTGCTTTGATGCTGATATGATTGGTAATTTTCAAGTATATACACAAGGAAAAAAGATGTCAGATGCCATAGAAAAAAGGTTCCATGAGTATAAAATAATTTACTTACAGTGGAATGAGAAATATGGAAAAGGTATTGATGATTTGATTATTAATAATCAAACAAATAAGGCCAGAAGATTCAAAAAAGAAACTTTAGATTATATATATGGATCTTTAATATTGAATATACTAAAGGAGTATCACGAATATGAAGGCCCAAACAAAATTCCTAATGAATTAATAAAAAAGGAATTTTATACTATAATAAGTCAAAACGAAAGAATTAAAGCATAA
- a CDS encoding DNA modification methylase translates to MGDKFIGDLTQERISFKKVGGLTSIAEYFARGKYGSNSWRGNCSGLLIKDILLHYNIKEFCDPMLGSGTSLDVAKDLNIKCLGMDLNPKFGGFNIIKDEFPKSFEFMFLHPPYYVFKGSKMPVYSGNQWGNLAHIDDGSHMHDKNQFTKWFNTVLYKSYLALKKGGRMALLIGDSRFRSDYYSMFKEMNVYGKIENVIIKKQYNCVSDNIKYANKFIPIQHEYLVIIKKDQELIIPCTIVKKRIFSMLDVEKITWRSLIQNIIEYLGGKTTREEIYNMVIKSKKAKNNNNIKAKIRQIINSYPNEFIKSNDDTVSLAA, encoded by the coding sequence ATGGGAGATAAATTTATAGGAGATTTAACACAAGAAAGAATATCTTTCAAAAAGGTTGGAGGATTAACAAGTATAGCTGAGTATTTTGCCAGAGGTAAATATGGTAGTAATAGCTGGAGAGGTAACTGCAGTGGACTTCTAATAAAAGATATTCTTTTACATTATAATATAAAAGAATTTTGTGATCCTATGCTAGGTAGTGGAACATCTTTAGATGTAGCAAAGGATTTGAATATAAAGTGCTTAGGAATGGATTTAAATCCTAAGTTTGGTGGGTTCAATATAATAAAAGATGAATTCCCCAAATCATTTGAGTTTATGTTTTTACATCCACCATACTATGTTTTTAAAGGTTCTAAAATGCCAGTATATAGTGGAAATCAATGGGGAAATTTAGCCCATATTGATGACGGATCACATATGCATGATAAAAATCAATTTACTAAATGGTTCAATACAGTACTATATAAAAGCTATTTAGCATTAAAGAAAGGTGGAAGAATGGCACTACTAATAGGAGATAGTCGCTTTAGAAGTGATTATTATAGTATGTTTAAAGAAATGAATGTTTATGGGAAAATAGAAAATGTTATTATAAAAAAACAGTATAATTGTGTTTCAGACAATATTAAATATGCTAATAAATTCATACCTATACAGCATGAATATCTTGTTATAATAAAAAAAGATCAAGAATTAATAATACCTTGTACTATAGTAAAGAAAAGAATCTTTTCTATGTTAGACGTAGAAAAAATAACCTGGAGATCTCTAATACAAAATATTATAGAATATTTGGGAGGGAAAACAACGAGAGAAGAAATATATAATATGGTTATTAAAAGCAAAAAAGCTAAAAATAATAACAATATAAAAGCTAAAATTAGGCAGATAATAAATTCCTATCCGAATGAGTTTATTAAAAGTAATGATGATACTGTATCATTAGCTGCTTAA
- a CDS encoding teicoplanin resistance protein VanZ: MRIILTSKPQFQGYSIEAGKGDNLKHFDHHGQFEHYPSPCNNNQIPVAEENSTIEITHMDADTYVGILRLLGKDLPNIDLEMLEQIDNNGSSICRDKYNPALLYQLGIGRLQRNLKIPRVSEERVDVTHIIEEMFNYSTKKIINIGKEVQESSEKSYIDCVRSKKENKILFFINAQNNLNPSRAYEDNYDIVVVYRQHYKTITIYANPRSKFMFAGKTIAGIKFDGHPQACGSPRGVEMTEEQALKVWEEI, from the coding sequence ATGAGAATAATATTAACAAGTAAACCACAATTTCAAGGATATTCAATAGAAGCAGGTAAGGGGGATAATCTGAAACATTTTGATCATCATGGTCAATTTGAACATTATCCAAGCCCTTGTAATAATAATCAAATACCTGTAGCAGAAGAAAATTCAACTATAGAAATTACACATATGGATGCAGATACATATGTAGGAATATTAAGATTATTAGGTAAAGATTTGCCTAATATAGATTTAGAAATGTTAGAACAAATAGATAATAATGGTTCTAGTATATGTAGAGATAAATATAACCCAGCATTGTTATATCAACTGGGTATAGGTAGGTTACAAAGGAATTTAAAAATTCCTAGAGTATCAGAGGAAAGAGTGGATGTTACTCATATTATAGAAGAAATGTTCAATTACTCAACAAAAAAGATAATAAACATAGGAAAAGAAGTACAAGAAAGTTCAGAAAAGTCTTATATAGATTGTGTAAGAAGTAAAAAAGAAAATAAAATATTATTTTTCATTAATGCTCAGAATAATCTAAATCCTTCAAGAGCTTATGAAGATAATTATGATATTGTAGTTGTATATAGGCAGCACTATAAGACAATAACAATATATGCAAATCCAAGATCAAAATTTATGTTTGCAGGTAAAACTATAGCAGGCATAAAATTTGATGGACACCCACAAGCTTGTGGAAGTCCTAGAGGAGTGGAAATGACAGAAGAACAGGCATTAAAAGTTTGGGAGGAAATTTAA
- a CDS encoding AAA family ATPase, whose product MQDNNTDIIICLVGESGSGKSTIAELLEKEGYNYIKSYTTRKPRYKGERGHIFLNSINDRNDIDILDDGYYPKENVIAYACYKDEHYYATKEQYRNKGTSIYIVEVKGVNELRSEIDDAEILVLYLKADEKIRRGRMIKRYIDVNGHSDSNYLMAQREAQERIIHDKEKFQIIPCDYVIDANMQISEVLKSIKTIIE is encoded by the coding sequence ATGCAAGATAACAATACAGATATAATTATTTGTTTAGTAGGGGAATCTGGGTCCGGTAAATCTACTATAGCAGAATTATTGGAGAAGGAAGGATATAATTATATAAAAAGCTATACAACTAGGAAGCCACGATATAAGGGTGAGAGAGGACACATATTTTTGAATAGTATAAATGATAGGAATGATATTGATATATTAGATGATGGTTATTATCCTAAAGAAAATGTAATAGCTTATGCTTGCTATAAAGATGAGCATTACTATGCTACTAAAGAACAATATAGAAATAAGGGAACATCCATATATATAGTAGAAGTTAAGGGAGTCAATGAATTAAGATCAGAAATAGATGATGCAGAAATATTAGTATTATATTTAAAAGCAGATGAGAAAATTAGAAGAGGTAGAATGATAAAAAGATATATTGATGTAAATGGTCATAGTGATTCTAATTATTTAATGGCACAAAGAGAAGCACAAGAAAGAATAATACATGATAAAGAAAAGTTTCAAATAATACCTTGTGATTATGTAATAGATGCTAATATGCAAATAAGTGAAGTATTAAAAAGTATAAAAACAATAATAGAGTAA
- a CDS encoding phage infection protein, translated as MIKKPNNELNLIYYNAFYNALKEYADTLKKDPKHYEDKTYLLKKVIFYGVKSVNTEEPTAVRKEKEIDNFNLIFVLNDMMALLTPREFVNLFPIKKDFNGHKFCAKDYFYTKDYINKLNQKDPIGNENILDFLWAYTNDDIFEFVMNSMESLNNLRKLNGEISLMQEFF; from the coding sequence ATGATAAAAAAGCCTAATAATGAATTAAATCTAATATATTATAACGCCTTTTACAATGCTTTAAAAGAATATGCTGATACTTTAAAAAAAGATCCTAAACATTATGAAGATAAGACTTATTTATTAAAAAAAGTAATTTTCTATGGAGTTAAAAGTGTTAATACTGAAGAGCCAACTGCAGTGAGGAAAGAAAAAGAAATAGATAATTTTAATTTAATATTTGTATTAAATGATATGATGGCCTTATTAACACCGAGGGAATTTGTTAACTTGTTTCCTATAAAAAAAGACTTTAACGGACATAAATTTTGTGCAAAAGATTATTTTTACACAAAAGATTATATAAATAAATTGAATCAAAAAGATCCTATTGGTAATGAAAATATTTTAGATTTTCTATGGGCATATACTAATGATGATATATTTGAGTTTGTTATGAATAGTATGGAAAGTCTAAATAATTTGCGTAAGTTGAATGGCGAAATATCATTAATGCAAGAATTTTTCTGA
- a CDS encoding RNA-guided endonuclease InsQ/TnpB family protein — MKLALKFNPQLNSLQSSIIKELSYHTTKLYNIANYDNLQRCVKSYIQMNTMYNTNWHKDFLHSHNYQHCLRVLEKNWKSYFKAIIDYNKNPSKYLGNPRPPKYKNNNDRKNEVIFTKAGIRFKDNILMLSLSKAMKLEYGVKSLNFEVSDKLQSLLNWNSLNQVKIKWDNSIKRWYLIIIYEKKENLISKDFSNIMAIDLGLNNLATITFLENEDSHIINGKPLKSVNSFVNKKIAYLQSIAMSMTGSAKHKDTKAMTKLRRYRENYINNYLHKSSRQVIELALNYKVKTIVIGDIKGIKLNMNYAKAFVQVPIQRFKELIEYKARLLGIEVKYQKEAYSSGCSALDLESINKVSYNKNRRIYRGLFKSNTDIKINADVNGSLNILRLYVKDKCIPKLIKIAKDKGYVNSPVKQRIA; from the coding sequence TTGAAATTGGCTTTAAAATTTAATCCTCAACTTAATAGTTTACAATCTTCTATTATTAAAGAGCTTAGTTATCATACTACTAAGCTATATAATATTGCTAACTATGATAACTTACAAAGATGTGTTAAATCATATATTCAGATGAATACTATGTACAATACCAATTGGCACAAGGATTTTCTTCATAGTCATAACTATCAGCATTGTCTTAGGGTTCTTGAAAAGAACTGGAAATCATATTTCAAAGCAATTATTGATTATAATAAAAATCCATCTAAATACTTAGGAAATCCAAGACCACCTAAGTATAAAAACAATAATGATAGAAAAAACGAAGTAATCTTTACTAAAGCTGGTATTAGATTTAAAGATAATATTTTAATGTTGTCACTATCTAAAGCTATGAAACTTGAATATGGTGTAAAGAGTCTTAATTTTGAAGTTTCTGATAAACTTCAAAGCCTATTAAACTGGAACAGTTTAAATCAAGTCAAAATTAAATGGGACAATAGTATTAAAAGATGGTATTTAATTATTATCTATGAAAAAAAAGAAAACTTAATATCAAAGGATTTTAGTAACATTATGGCTATAGACTTGGGACTTAATAATTTAGCTACTATAACTTTTCTTGAGAATGAAGATAGTCATATCATTAATGGAAAGCCATTAAAATCAGTCAATAGTTTTGTTAATAAAAAAATAGCTTACTTACAAAGTATTGCTATGTCTATGACTGGAAGTGCAAAACATAAAGATACTAAGGCTATGACAAAGTTAAGAAGGTATAGAGAGAACTATATTAATAACTATCTTCATAAATCAAGTAGACAAGTCATAGAATTAGCTCTAAATTATAAGGTTAAAACTATTGTAATTGGTGACATTAAAGGTATAAAGCTAAATATGAATTATGCTAAAGCTTTTGTACAAGTACCAATACAAAGGTTCAAAGAGTTAATTGAGTACAAAGCTCGATTGCTTGGAATTGAGGTAAAATATCAAAAGGAAGCTTACAGTTCAGGTTGTAGTGCATTAGATTTAGAGTCAATAAATAAGGTTTCTTATAATAAAAACAGGAGAATATATAGAGGCTTATTTAAAAGTAATACAGACATAAAGATAAATGCAGATGTAAATGGAAGCCTTAATATATTAAGGCTATATGTCAAGGATAAATGTATTCCTAAGCTAATAAAGATAGCGAAGGATAAGGGCTATGTGAATAGCCCAGTAAAGCAAAGGATAGCTTAA
- a CDS encoding rubrerythrin produces the protein MKLRNGRVWGIYNENYCEEMLAVVKKHCSVDVINDRKEYIIAEIDRIYYCINDNGGEFNIDILNKEKYYNIPYSTDLIKNPDPIDVGLWLVSIFKNKKIDFYHRYNKEELERLRKYYNI, from the coding sequence ATGAAATTAAGAAATGGAAGGGTATGGGGAATATATAATGAAAACTATTGTGAAGAAATGCTAGCAGTAGTGAAAAAACATTGTTCTGTAGATGTTATAAATGACAGAAAGGAATATATTATAGCCGAGATAGACAGGATATACTATTGCATTAATGATAATGGAGGAGAATTTAATATTGATATATTAAATAAAGAAAAATATTATAATATACCATATTCAACAGATTTAATAAAAAATCCAGATCCAATAGATGTTGGATTATGGTTAGTAAGTATATTCAAAAATAAGAAAATAGATTTTTATCATAGATATAACAAAGAGGAGTTGGAAAGATTAAGAAAATATTATAATATTTAA
- the ltrA gene encoding group II intron reverse transcriptase/maturase, with protein METINKFNKSATSPHITEWYTLNWKKINKYVKRLRQRIFRAEQLSQKRKVKKLQRLMLRSKANLLISIKRVTQINKGKRTAGIDGFKATTEWEKIGLFNLLKNYNIKYIKPKPAKRTYIPKKNGKLRPLGIPIIKDRIYQNIVKNALEPQWESKFEAIAYGFRPKRGTHDAIQQLYLKLRKGSKRQWIFEGDFKGCFDNLNHEYIIECLNNFPAKETIYKWLKAGYIDNNVFKNTNEGTPQGGIISPLLANIALHGIEEELGVEYRLNKRQGYYLKGDSIGIVKYADDFVILCKTKEEAETMYEKLSPYLKKRGLELAEDKTRITHISMGFDFLGFNIRQYKKNKGMTLLIKPSKASIKKVKKSIKEVFEEHRGNPIGAIIGKLNPIIRGTGNYWSCVISKDIYSSIDHYVWLKTRKYLKTLHPNKSWKWRIKRYFKPDFTGVSKDKWILTDPNNNKNQLMKMNWIPIVRHVLIKYKNSPDDPSLKDYFKVRDEKEFNRHNILSRRKLAKKSKYKCRICNQSLVGEESLEVNHIVPTLIGGKDEYDNLELLHTSCHIQHHKLLNKYGEGKDLPKIKKFFAEKNVDPSGKEGITLMKKQLRKFKYNLLG; from the coding sequence ATGGAAACTATTAATAAATTTAATAAGTCGGCTACTTCTCCACATATCACAGAGTGGTACACACTTAACTGGAAGAAAATAAATAAATATGTGAAGAGATTACGCCAACGGATTTTTCGTGCCGAGCAGTTAAGTCAAAAAAGAAAAGTTAAGAAACTACAAAGACTAATGTTGAGAAGCAAGGCTAATTTGTTAATCTCAATTAAGAGGGTAACTCAAATCAATAAGGGGAAACGAACAGCAGGGATTGATGGATTTAAAGCAACTACTGAATGGGAGAAAATAGGATTATTTAACCTACTCAAAAATTATAATATCAAATACATTAAACCTAAACCTGCTAAAAGAACATATATCCCTAAGAAAAACGGTAAATTAAGACCTTTAGGAATACCAATAATTAAAGATAGGATATATCAAAATATTGTTAAAAATGCTCTTGAACCTCAATGGGAAAGTAAATTTGAAGCCATAGCATATGGGTTTAGACCTAAAAGAGGTACACACGACGCAATCCAACAATTATATCTAAAATTGAGAAAAGGCAGTAAACGCCAGTGGATTTTTGAGGGTGATTTCAAAGGTTGTTTTGATAATCTAAACCATGAATATATTATAGAATGTCTTAATAACTTTCCAGCTAAAGAAACGATATATAAATGGCTCAAGGCTGGATATATTGATAACAATGTCTTTAAAAATACAAATGAAGGTACACCGCAAGGTGGAATAATTTCACCGTTACTAGCTAATATTGCATTACACGGAATAGAAGAAGAACTAGGGGTTGAATATCGGCTTAATAAAAGACAAGGATACTATCTAAAGGGCGACTCCATAGGTATTGTGAAATATGCTGATGATTTTGTTATTTTATGTAAGACAAAAGAAGAAGCAGAAACAATGTACGAGAAACTTAGTCCTTATCTTAAGAAAAGGGGACTGGAACTTGCTGAAGATAAAACGAGAATAACTCATATCAGTATGGGATTTGATTTTCTTGGATTCAATATAAGGCAATACAAGAAAAATAAGGGTATGACATTACTAATTAAACCATCCAAAGCAAGTATTAAAAAAGTCAAAAAATCAATCAAAGAAGTCTTTGAAGAACATAGAGGTAATCCAATCGGAGCAATAATAGGTAAACTTAATCCAATCATAAGAGGCACAGGAAACTATTGGTCTTGTGTAATATCGAAAGATATCTATAGTAGCATAGACCACTATGTATGGCTTAAGACAAGAAAATATCTTAAAACACTTCATCCAAATAAATCTTGGAAATGGAGAATTAAAAGGTACTTTAAACCTGATTTTACGGGAGTAAGTAAAGACAAATGGATACTTACAGACCCTAATAATAACAAAAATCAGTTAATGAAAATGAATTGGATACCTATAGTAAGACATGTATTAATTAAATATAAAAACAGCCCAGATGACCCTAGTTTAAAAGACTATTTTAAAGTAAGAGATGAAAAAGAGTTTAATAGACATAATATTTTAAGCAGACGCAAATTAGCTAAGAAAAGCAAATATAAATGTAGAATATGCAATCAATCATTAGTTGGCGAGGAATCACTTGAGGTCAACCATATTGTACCAACTCTAATTGGTGGTAAAGATGAATATGATAACTTAGAACTACTACATACAAGTTGTCATATACAACATCATAAATTACTGAACAAATATGGGGAAGGTAAAGATTTGCCTAAAATTAAAAAATTCTTCGCAGAAAAAAATGTAGACCCATCAGGTAAAGAGGGAATAACCTTGATGAAAAAACAGCTTAGAAAGTTTAAATATAACTTGCTAGGATAA
- a CDS encoding SLOG family protein: MVVCFTAHRPHLLYGYELSNKKYQLLAKKIREICIMLIERYSVDTFITGGALGGDTVAFFVVENLKIRYPCIKNIIAIPFKNQPNKWNDIDRERYRRMLNLADGLVHVDALDRYKIPKIEKDIYNIRKLQVRNIYMVDCSNYVIAIYNGNCKGGTYNCIQYAKKQNKTIITLNPITLREEK; this comes from the coding sequence ATGGTAGTATGTTTTACAGCTCATAGGCCTCATTTATTATATGGTTATGAGCTAAGCAATAAGAAGTATCAATTATTAGCTAAAAAGATTAGAGAAATATGTATTATGCTAATAGAAAGATATAGTGTAGATACATTTATTACAGGGGGAGCTCTTGGAGGAGATACAGTTGCATTTTTTGTAGTGGAAAATTTAAAGATTCGGTATCCATGCATAAAGAATATAATAGCAATACCTTTTAAAAACCAACCTAATAAGTGGAACGATATAGATAGAGAAAGATACAGAAGAATGCTTAACTTAGCAGATGGATTAGTTCATGTGGATGCTTTAGATAGATATAAAATACCTAAGATAGAAAAAGATATATATAACATAAGAAAATTGCAAGTAAGAAATATATATATGGTTGATTGTTCTAATTATGTTATAGCTATATATAATGGAAATTGTAAGGGTGGAACTTATAATTGCATACAATATGCTAAAAAGCAAAATAAAACTATAATTACATTAAATCCAATAACATTAAGAGAAGAAAAATGA